In the genome of Bradyrhizobium sp. CB3481, the window CGAAACGTCCGTGCTCGCGACCGACGCCAAGCGGCGCTGGATCGACAACGTTGCGCTGCATTCCGACGGCACCGTGGCATGGTCGGCTGGCAAGACCGCATTCATCCGCAGCGCAAAGGGCGAGGAGAAGAGTTTTGATGCGCCTTCGACCGTGGGCGGACTGGCGTTTGCGCCGAAGGGCCTGCGCGTCGCAGTGGCCCATTACAACGGCGTGACGCTTTGGTTTCCCAACATGGCGGCGAAGCCGGAATTCCTGGAATGGGCCGGCTCGCATCTTTCCGTGACCTTCAGTCCGGATAACAAGTTCCTCGTCACCGCCATGCATGAGCCGGCGCTGCACGGCTGGCGGCTCGCCGACAACAGACACATGCGGATGAGCGGCTATCCCGGCCGCGTCCGCTCGATGTCGTGGAGCGCCGGCGGCAAGGGGCTCGCCACCTCGGGCGCGGACACCGTGATCATCTGGCCGTTCAACAGCAAGGATGGTCCGATGGGTAAGCAGCCCGCGATGCTGGCGCCGTTGCAAGCGCGCGTCTCCTCAGTCGCCTGTCATCCGAAGCAGGAGTTCATGGCGGCCGGGTATAGCGACGGCACCATCCTGATCGTGCGTTATGAGGATGGCGCGGAAATTCTGGTGCGCCGCAATGGCAGCGAGCCAGTCTCCGCGCTCGGCTGGAACGCGAAAGGCACGCTGCTGGCTTTCGGCACCGAGGATGGCGACGCCGGGATGATGGAATTCTAGGCATAGGGCGTCATGAATCCCTCATGGTGAGGAGGCGCGTTAGCGCCGTCTCGAACCATGAGGCCCAGACGGGCCTGCATCCTTCGAGACGCGGCGAAGACGCCGCTCCTCAGGATGAGGGGCTTGAGCAGGTTCCGCGCGGAACCATGCGTCCGGCCGGCCGTTGATCCGCGAAATGATTTCGTGGGTGAACGATATGCCTGCCGATGAACGCCAACGCCAATACCGACGGGATATGCTGGCCGCGTCCACATTGATCGCAGCCGGTCTTGTCGTATCCGTGCTTTCGCTGACCGAAATCATGGCAGGCGATTCCGTGCACATCGCGCAGGCGACGCCGCCGACACAATCGACGCCCGGCGCGGAAACCAAACCGTCCGGGCCGCCGCCCGAGCCACCCACGACCGGCCAGCGCCCTTCGGATACCCCGCCGCAGCCGGCCCGGCCTGATCCGGACGCGCAGAAACAGGGCGCTCAGCCCGCGCTGCCGCCCGCACCGGCGGAGAAGACCGCGCCGCCGATCCGGGAGAAATGATCCCACTTTTGCGATGCCGATTGTGCAATCGCAAAATCGTGGGCCGCGAAAAGTCGCGGCCATGCGTAATGGTGCGCCGTTGCGGCCATATCGCCCCGTTCGTCCGCATCAATTGGTAGCAGACGGTCAGGACGCTGCCCCCGAACGCCTTGTGTTGATCCCCAACAAGCGGTTAGGCTTGCGGCAACAACAGCCGGCAGGTCGAACAATGGCCGGCACGCCAGGGAGTGACGCATGCGTGAGTTAACGCCTGAGACGATCACGGACGCCGTGCTCGAACAGATGGCGACGACGCCGGACCCGCGCCTGAAGGAGATCATGGCAGCGGCGGTCAAGCATCTCCACGCCTTCGCCCGCGAGGTCAATCTGACGCCCGCAGAATGGATCAAGGGCATCGAATTCATGACCGCCGCGGGCAAGATGTGTTCGCCGGAGCGGCAGGAGTTCATCTTGCTGTCGGATACGCTCGGCCTCTCGGCGCTGGTCAACGGCCTGCATGATGCGACCGCGCTGGAGGAGGCGACCCATACCAGCCTGCTCGGCCCGTTCTACCGCGAAGCGACGCCGACGCTCGCGGCCGGCAGCTCGATCGCCAAGAATCCAAAGCCCGGCACCGAATGCGTGCTGTATGGCCGCGTCACCGATGCTGCCGGCAAGCCGGTGGCGAATGCCACGGTCTCGATCTGGCAGACTGGTGCCGATGGTCTCTACGACATTCAGGCCAGCGCCACTTCGGTCGACTACCGCGGCGTGTTCGCGACCGACGCCAATGGCGTCTACGTCCTGAAGACCGTCAAGCCGCTCGGCTATTCCATCCCGATGGACGGTCCGGTCGGCGCCATGGTGAAGGCGCAGGCCCGGCACGGCATGCGGCCGGCGCACATCCACTTCCTGGTCGGCGCCACCGGCTATCGCGAACTGGTCACCGCGCTTTATCTGCGCGACGATCCGCATCTGGCTGACGATGTCGTGTTCGGCTCGTCGGGCGATCTCGCCGTCGATGTTGTCGCCAACGATCCGGATTGTCCGATCAAGGGCATGCCGAGCATCCGCTTCGACATGCGGCTGTCGCGCGAAAGCGCCGCCGACAAGGTAAGCGGCCGCGTTGGCGCTGATCCATCGGCGATTATCAAGCAGGCGGCCAAGAGCGAAACCGTGGGGGCTGGATAGTTCTCGCTTGACCTAACCATTGGCGGGCGACTGGACGAAGATCCGGCGGGAGCCGAAACGACACAACGAAAATGAGGGGGAGCAATGAAACGCAGAACATTCCTGGGCGGCGCGATGGCTGTCGCTGTGGTTGGGCACGGTTCGAACGCCCTGGCCCAGCAGCCGCCGATCAAGATCGGCATGTCGATGCCGCAAACCGGCGGCCTCGCCGGCGGCGGCAAGGCATCGCTGCTCGGCATCGAGATCTGGCGCGACGACATCAACGCCAAGGGCGGCCTGCTCGGCCGCAAGGTCGAGCTCGTCGTCTATGACGACAAGTCGAGCGCGTCGGAGACGCCGGCGATCTACGCCAAGCTGGTCGATGTCGACAAGGTCGATCTCTTGTTCGCGCCCTATGCGACGGTGCCGACCGCGCCGATCATGCCGTTCGTCAAGCAGCGCGGCCTGCTCTTGATGGGCAATTTCTCGTTCCAGGTGAACAGCAAGGTCGGCCACGACATGTGGTTCAACAATGCGCCCTGGGGGCCGGCGGACAGCTGGGCGGCCTCGTTCCTCGACCTTGCGCAGAAGGCCGGCGGCAAGAACATGGCGTTGCTCACGGCGGACCAGGAGTTCGCGCAGAATCTCGCGGTGACTGCGCGCGACGTCGCCAAGCAGCGCAACATCCCTGTTGTCTTCGACCAGGTCTATCCGCCGAGCACCGTCGAATTCGCGTCCATCATTCGCGCGCTCAACGCCGCCAAACCCGACATCGTCTATGTCGCGTCCTATCCGCCGGATTCGGCCGGCATCCTGCGCGCGGTGAACGAAATCGGCGTCAGTGACAACGTCAAGATTTTCGGCGGCGGCATGGTCGGCCTGCAATTTGCTGCCGTGATGTCGAACCTCGGCTCGCTGCTCAATGGCGTGGTGAACTACAACACCTGGCTGCCGGAAAAGAGCATGTATTTCGACGGCACCAAGGACTTCTTCGACAAGTATACCAAGCGCGCCATCGAGGCGAAGGTTGATCCGCTCGGATATTATCTGGCGCCGTTCGGCTACGCGATGGGCCAGATGATCGAGGCGGCGGTCAATTCCACCAAGTCGCTCGATCAGAAGGGCATCGCCAAATACCTGCGCGAAAATGAGCACAAAACTATCGTCGGCCCGATCGCGTTTTCTGCGGACGGCGAGCGCAAGGAAACCGCGACGCTGCAAGCGCAGTTCCGGGGCGTCAAGGACAAGGACATCGATCAGTTCCGCTCCTCCGGCAAGCAGGTGATCCTGTTCCCGGACAAGCTGAAGACCGGTGAACTCATCAGTCCCTTCGAGGCGGCCCGAAAGTAGGTCTCGTGGCTTTTTCGGCTTCGAGCGCAAGGGGGAACTGACGTGTTTTCGATGGACCTGCTGCTCGGGGCCGTGCTGCTCGGGGTGCTGCTCGGCTGCTTCTATGCAGCCGTCAGCGTCGGGCTGTCGGTCTCGTTCGGGCTGCTCGACGTGCCCCACGTCGCTCACCCGGCCTTCCTGGTGCTGGCGTCCTACGGCGTCTATCAGCTCAATGAAAGCTACGACATCGATCCGCTGCTGGCGGGGCTCGCAATCACGCCGCTGTTCTTCCTGTTCGGTCTCATCGCCTACCGCGTCTATTACGAGACCTTCGAGCGGCGTGGCAGCGATGCCGCCGTCCGCGGCATCGCGTTCTTCTTCGGCATAGCCTTCATCATCGAAGTGCTGATCATCCTGCAGTTCGGCGTCGACCAGCGCTCGGTCAGCGCAACATATATCGGCAAATCCTGGCGCTTCGGCGAGTTCCGGATACCGATCCGGCAACTGGTCGCGTTCGCGGTGGCGCTGACGCTGACCGCACTGCTGGCGATCTATCTGTCGAAGACCTTCATGGGCCGCGCGATCCGCGCCGTCGCGCAGGACGAGGAGGCGCTGCGGCTGATGGGCGCCAATCCGGTCCGCATCAAGCAGTTCGCCTTCGGCATCGCCACTGCCGTGCTTGGCATTGCCGGCGCGCTCCTCATCATCGTGGCGCCGGTCGAGCCGACGCTCGACCGCGCCTATATCGGACGCACCTTCTGCGTCGTCGTCATGGCCGGGCTCGGCAGCATCAGCGGCACGCTGATCGCCGCCGTCATCCTCGGCGTCGCCGAATCGATCGTGCTTACGATGTTCGGTGCGTCCTGGGCCCCCGCGATCTCGTTTGCAATGCTGCTCGCCGTGCTCGCCGTCCGCCCGCAAGGTCTGCTCGGCCGATGAAAAAGCCCCGCCACAGCATCGCATTCTGGGCCGGCGTCGCCGTCTTTCTCGTCGCCGTGCTGGCGATGACGCAAGTAGTCCGCAACGAATATCCGTTCTTTGCCGGTTACGTCATCCTGCAGTTCATCGCGCTCGCGGTGGCCTGGAGCATCCTCGGCGGCTACGCCGGCTACGTCAATTTCGGCACCAACGCCTTTTTCGGCGTCGGCGTCTATACCGCGGTCGCCCTGGTCAAGGCGACCGGCGCGCCGCTGGTGGTGCAGATCGCCGCCGCCGCGGTGGTCGGCATGATGCTCGGTTTCGGCGTCGGCCTTTTGACCTTGCGGATGCGCGGCATCTTCTTCTCAATCGCGACGATTGCGCTTGCCATCATCATCGAGACCGTCGTGATGAACTGGCGGTTCGTCGGCGGCGCGGCCGGCATCCAGATCCAGCGACCGCCGGTGATGGCGCCGTTCGACAGCTATGTGAAGATGCTGTTCTTCGTGCAGGCCGTTCTGGCGGTGACAGCCGTTGCGATCGCGCGCTACATCCAGAATTCGAAGATCGGCCGCGGCCTGCAGGCGCTGCGCGACGATGAACTCGCCGCCGAATGCACGGGCGTGCCGACGCTCAAGCTGAAGCTCGTCGCCTGCATGATCTCGGGCGGGCTGATTTCCGCCGCCGGCGCGCCGGCCGCGATGTACCTGCAATACGCTGATCCGTCCTCGGCGTTCAATCTGAGCTACTCGGTTTCGGCGCTGGCGATGGCGCTGATCGGCGGCACCGCGCATTGGATCGGTCCGGTGCTCGGGGCCATCCTGCTCGGCTCGACCCAGCAGCTTCTTGCCGTCACCATCTCCTCGGAGGTCAATGTGCTGGTGCTCGGCATCATGCTGGTGCTGTTCGTGGTCGGCGCGCCCAAGGGCATCATCGGGCTGCTCCGGCCGCGCTATCGCCTGCGCGCGGGAGGCAAACCATGACGACACCTGCCGCAACCGACGCGCCGCT includes:
- a CDS encoding dioxygenase, yielding MRELTPETITDAVLEQMATTPDPRLKEIMAAAVKHLHAFAREVNLTPAEWIKGIEFMTAAGKMCSPERQEFILLSDTLGLSALVNGLHDATALEEATHTSLLGPFYREATPTLAAGSSIAKNPKPGTECVLYGRVTDAAGKPVANATVSIWQTGADGLYDIQASATSVDYRGVFATDANGVYVLKTVKPLGYSIPMDGPVGAMVKAQARHGMRPAHIHFLVGATGYRELVTALYLRDDPHLADDVVFGSSGDLAVDVVANDPDCPIKGMPSIRFDMRLSRESAADKVSGRVGADPSAIIKQAAKSETVGAG
- a CDS encoding WD40 repeat domain-containing protein; this translates as MSSEQLSIASMTDRVKPVAVGAPVAAVHFLGDVAAFVCAEEKVALAGVDGEVSRTDVHGGAILCTASDGKRVVTGGDDGKVVALNAKGETSVLATDAKRRWIDNVALHSDGTVAWSAGKTAFIRSAKGEEKSFDAPSTVGGLAFAPKGLRVAVAHYNGVTLWFPNMAAKPEFLEWAGSHLSVTFSPDNKFLVTAMHEPALHGWRLADNRHMRMSGYPGRVRSMSWSAGGKGLATSGADTVIIWPFNSKDGPMGKQPAMLAPLQARVSSVACHPKQEFMAAGYSDGTILIVRYEDGAEILVRRNGSEPVSALGWNAKGTLLAFGTEDGDAGMMEF
- a CDS encoding branched-chain amino acid ABC transporter permease gives rise to the protein MDLLLGAVLLGVLLGCFYAAVSVGLSVSFGLLDVPHVAHPAFLVLASYGVYQLNESYDIDPLLAGLAITPLFFLFGLIAYRVYYETFERRGSDAAVRGIAFFFGIAFIIEVLIILQFGVDQRSVSATYIGKSWRFGEFRIPIRQLVAFAVALTLTALLAIYLSKTFMGRAIRAVAQDEEALRLMGANPVRIKQFAFGIATAVLGIAGALLIIVAPVEPTLDRAYIGRTFCVVVMAGLGSISGTLIAAVILGVAESIVLTMFGASWAPAISFAMLLAVLAVRPQGLLGR
- a CDS encoding branched-chain amino acid ABC transporter permease, which codes for MKKPRHSIAFWAGVAVFLVAVLAMTQVVRNEYPFFAGYVILQFIALAVAWSILGGYAGYVNFGTNAFFGVGVYTAVALVKATGAPLVVQIAAAAVVGMMLGFGVGLLTLRMRGIFFSIATIALAIIIETVVMNWRFVGGAAGIQIQRPPVMAPFDSYVKMLFFVQAVLAVTAVAIARYIQNSKIGRGLQALRDDELAAECTGVPTLKLKLVACMISGGLISAAGAPAAMYLQYADPSSAFNLSYSVSALAMALIGGTAHWIGPVLGAILLGSTQQLLAVTISSEVNVLVLGIMLVLFVVGAPKGIIGLLRPRYRLRAGGKP
- a CDS encoding amino acid ABC transporter substrate-binding protein, whose protein sequence is MKRRTFLGGAMAVAVVGHGSNALAQQPPIKIGMSMPQTGGLAGGGKASLLGIEIWRDDINAKGGLLGRKVELVVYDDKSSASETPAIYAKLVDVDKVDLLFAPYATVPTAPIMPFVKQRGLLLMGNFSFQVNSKVGHDMWFNNAPWGPADSWAASFLDLAQKAGGKNMALLTADQEFAQNLAVTARDVAKQRNIPVVFDQVYPPSTVEFASIIRALNAAKPDIVYVASYPPDSAGILRAVNEIGVSDNVKIFGGGMVGLQFAAVMSNLGSLLNGVVNYNTWLPEKSMYFDGTKDFFDKYTKRAIEAKVDPLGYYLAPFGYAMGQMIEAAVNSTKSLDQKGIAKYLRENEHKTIVGPIAFSADGERKETATLQAQFRGVKDKDIDQFRSSGKQVILFPDKLKTGELISPFEAARK